The Solanum pennellii chromosome 4, SPENNV200 genomic interval NNNNNNNNNNNNNNNNNNNNNNNNNNNNNNNNNNNNNtatatatatatatatttcatattagaCAACTCTGTACTCGTGATTTCAAGGTTTATGGAGGGATTCTATTGTATATAGATTTTGTTTGCTTCCGCTTTTGTCATATATATTGTCTAGTATTGGTTATGCCTAGTCCTACACTTGTACTCATTACTAGTCATTCTGAGTATGGTTTTAATTAACTACTGATCGGTTTTAGCAAATGTCATCATGACTCGAGGGATCAGATCAGAGCAAATCTTGatagtatttttcaaaaaatttcttaagtatcACCATCTTAAATAGGCCAAGGCGTGGAATTCAACTTCCAACCTTGAACAAAAATATAAAGGAGTTTTTGCagcatatttaattaataagaacTCTATCTATTTTCCATCCAAGCACTTTATAATATGAAGTAGTAATACAGACGATGTTGCCAACATACAATTTATTTCAAACATTCTTAggtccttattattattattcatacttTAGTATATGTATGACACCCTACAAGCATTTAAGATGAGGTCTTACATACTgaaataagtaaattaaaaacCAAAATATCAAGAGTCTACGATTTATTAAATGGAccacatataaaaaattagacAATTAAAAAGAGATTATTTGTCATTGATTGATCGATCCAAGTTTATGAATTCTTCTCCATTTAAAGATTCATTGAGGAAAACATCATCCCATTCCCATGCATCATTCTCAAATGTGTTTTCAACATGATATTCATTGTCTCCCATGGTATTCTCTTGATcattgtgataaaatatttatagtgAGCATTTGTGtgaatattatgataaaaatgaatttataagcaaataaataaaattaattactaaatcATAATAAGAATAGAGCTTTGAACTAACCTCCATGGAATAGTTTAATCCATTAATATTAGAAGTTATTGCATTGCTTTGAGCTGAAGAATGATCATTCAGTTGAATGATGtgactgttgttgttgttattattaatgttgTCATTCCAATTTGAACGGGTATATTCCAAACCTAATAGGGAAGGATTGTTCAATTGTGTACCCTTAATGACAAGTGTACTCAAGTTAGGCCTGGACATAGAAATAGAGACACAGAGCGTGCGCTTAGCAATCATATAATGTTAAACAAGAAAAATAccaacataaataataaaatataattcactTGTCCcaatttttagaattattataatttagtaGTCTCTTTTTTATAACAATATGATCTCATATAGAGTTAAGATGCATTAATAGTTATAATTCTGATTTCATCATTCTTTTTAGGCATGCCTTCTTTTTAAACAGATAAAATATTGTCTCTCAAAAATAATAGATTGTCAAATCAAAACTTACCAAAAGAAACCTTGTAAAAGCGCAATATTTTGTCAGGAGTTCATAATAGAGTTGTCACTATTTTCACCGAAAGTCACTTGTGCCTGAAAAATTTATGACTTAACTATTTCAGTACAAGGGACGGGAGTGGGGTGCGCGAATGATTTAGcaagaaataatatttcaaaaatattaatgtaCCTGTGATTTTTCAAATGTTTGTGTCGCGTTCTGCTGGACATTTACCACCATGTTTTGCTCTTGACTCTATTGTGCAAAcaaataattgtataaataattaaaaatatatctcattttttttatgaagatcTGAGTTACTGCACATTAAAAAGTGTTACCTGAAATGGGATATAAGGTGACAGGTcttgaatttgagaaaatgatatatttatagaCCGTGAAGAACTTGCAAAGAAAGGGGTATATGTGTAATTGCTAAAATTGTTTGctattctctttcttttgtccATTTGATCTTGACATATGTTTCCTTGGATACTTGAACTGTAATAATAacgaaataataataaaatcaaatgaaTAAAAAAGGAGAGGAAATTTTTCGTAGAAAAATAacatgtaaaaaaattaatgaccTGTATGGATTAATCCAATTAATAATATCAAACTGCTGGAGAGTTGTTTGTTGGGCAGCAAATTGAACATCCATGTTTCCTTGTTTCTCCAATTTCAtcttatcaaaattcatttgaCATTAATTAGGATCTTACATAGtttctaaaaaattaatgattttcttaaaaaatatgagatttctGTTTAATCTTCAATGATAAATCTAGGAAAAAATATTGGGGTGAAAGAACAAACTTTTCTAGCCTTGATTTTTTGGAGAGATGGTTGCAAGTTCCTCTCACGCCACGAAAGTTGATGAAGAGAAGACTTTTGATCTGGTCCTGGTTCGTAATCCCTACAGATTCATGTTGTTAGGTTGCATATATTAACAACTTCTTTAACTTGTTAGTATACTACATTTAGACAATCAAAATGGACTACTCCCTCGCTTCACAAAAAATGATCTAGCTTGACTTGACacagaatttaagaaaataaaaaagacttttgaatcttgtgatcctaaattaaaattatgtaaaatgtaaaaaatttatcctttaatcttgtgtccttaaacatgccacgtggaaaactaaaattaaaatattaccaaaaaaagaaaaaaagcgTCCTTTTTTAAACAGACCAATAAGAAAAGTAGATCATTCTTTTGGAACTGATGAATTACAATCTAAATGTCTAAATGAATGTTGAAGGTAAAGTGCATATATTCAACCAGGATGTTAGAATTAAGAagaactaaaaaggaaaaaacatgtaatactaaataaaattacCTTATGTTAGCATCCACAATCTACAATTCCAATGAGCCCTTCTTGATTTGTAGCTCTAGATTCTTTCTGCATCAATaaatttcaagttaaaatgaatttattaacTTTTCTGATGACTCTAATAATAATGattaatatttctttattaagCGAAGactattcttattttttaacttcattGTCTCACTTCATTAACACAACACTAGCTAGGATAAAAAATGATAGATTGAAAAGAGAAGAATGacttataattcaattttaaacttgaaaataagAGAGACATCAAATTAAGTGCCTCTCACCTCAACCCTGTAGAAATTCAGGCACCAGCAACAAACATCCAAAGGCAACCATCATGAAAGAGTTTAATTCATTGGTGAGAATCAGTtttatttaatacaaaaaaaatcaagtatgaGGTACTAGATACTACAATCGTGTAATGCTTATATAACTTCGTCCATGTAAGTTCGTTCACATTGTCGATCTCAAGATAAGATAATGGATGAGGATTGCCAATTATAAATCAGAAACAACTTCTATAAACTACAAAAATAGAAGTAGGTTACATATATCTTTTTCTGCCGTGACCCTACTTTTAGGATTACACTCATGAGCttgatattgttattattggtGCAACACTTATATGTTAATGAACACTATACTAAAGATTTAACGCTAATGaacacaataataataataataataataataataataataataataataataataataatgacgatgatgatgatgatgacgacgacgatgatgattatgacgatgacgacgataacgatgatgatgatgatgatgatgatgatgatgatgacgatgatgatgataacgatgatgatgatgatgacgatgacgacgatgatgaagatgatgacgatgacgatgacgatgatgatgatgatgatgacgacgacaacaatgatgatgatgacgacgacgacgatgatgatgatgaagatgaggacgacgatgacgatgatgatgacgacgatgatgacgacgacgatgacgatgatgatgatgatgacgataatgatgatgatgatgatgacgatgacgatgatgatgatgatgatgatgacgatgacgatgacgttGAGGATGAcgtgatgatgaggatgatgatgaggatgatgatgatgacaatgatgatgatgatgacgacgacgacgacgatgatgatgatgatgacgatgacgatgacgatgacgatgacgatgacgatgacgatgacgatgatgataatgacgatgatgatgctgatgacgatgatgatgatgatgatgatgatgatgataataataataataataataatatggatATGATTTTAAGTTTATAAGCTCACCAAACtaatttatctatatatttGTACTTATTAGTCAAAGCACATGTAAGCTAAGTGTCTATGAATCAAAATCAGTCAAAGTAATAAGTTATCaccaatattaattttaaaatgttaattttagtgagcactttttatttcaatggGTATTTTCATTTCTCTGTAATAAATTATCTAATTCTCAAAGTATTATTTTCAAGATTGAGCTCTTAATATCtctcttcatttcatttcaatcGTTTATTAATCTCTTtatacatatacttttaaattctACAAATTTTGTAAGtaacataaaatgaaatataattagagagaaaaataaattaaacaaaggAAGAAGTGAGAAAGAGAAGAGATCCAAACCGTTTATCAAAAAAGTATAGCTCgctaaaaaaacatattagtTGCACATGGTACTAAATACATTCgcaataattaaataacaacatgattttttcaGAATTTTTACGTATAAAAATCATCTGAAGTAACacaaaactaaaaacaaattatttttgttatgggAAGATGGACTTCTACCAATGTGGGCCTACTAAAATAGAGATTTTGTACcataaaaattaggaaaattttttaaaatgtcaatattttaacatttaatagagctcattagcaacactttcaatatttggtaaaaaggtcaaattttagtttgttatgtatcttatttatgtttttattatttatttttatttaaagaatataattatttaataacaaaagggagaaaatcaagggagagaatatttcaaaaaaggtaaggatcacttaattttctcatcagttacattttcaaataatatttaaactttattttttttctctagaatttttacctttttaaaattatattcattccacaatatattttatttatatttattataattttttattagtttgtattcattccaataagTATGCCAAATGTATccatatagtcatttaagaaatatatttgtattcatatatttttttccctatatagttatttttttcttcaaaaatcttgtatgtattcatttcaatatgtattttatttgtatttctatttattctagtttttatttagaattttgtataataatatataaaatataaaaaactagtatgatgaaaaagtgaatga includes:
- the LOC107017542 gene encoding uncharacterized protein LOC107017542, whose protein sequence is MNFDKMKLEKQGNMDVQFAAQQTTLQQFDIINWINPYSSSIQGNICQDQMDKRKRIANNFSNYTYTPFFASSSRSINISFSQIQDLSPYIPFQSQEQNMVVNVQQNATQTFEKSQAQVTFGENSDNSIMNS